The following nucleotide sequence is from Anopheles stephensi strain Indian chromosome 3, UCI_ANSTEP_V1.0, whole genome shotgun sequence.
CCACTTCCGGTGGAACACGCAGCAAAATGTCACCGTCAGCGTTCGAGAGTGTCTTTAGCTGTTGCCAACCAAGCACTAGCGGACACTCGACCACTTGCGCGTATACGGTCGCTAGGTGCGGTATCGTCAGTACATCATCCGTCAGCAGATGCTGTAAGGCGTGTCGGTAGGTCCCGAGGGCTCCCTCACCGATCAGCTCGGTATCGAACAGTTCCGTCACCAGCACGTTCGCTCGCCGTTCCATATCCTGCCCCAAACCGACCGACAGTTGGGTGGAGCGTTTTTTCACCAGCCGTATACGTTCCTTCATTCCGTTCGCTTCGATGACCTTTTCCGCACATTCAGCCATCGGACGAAATGCTTCACATGCAACTACACTGTCGGCACCCGCCCGGATAGCCATCATCGAGAGTAGTCCACTGCCGGTACCGATGTCCAGCACGTGTGCTTGCTGCCCAGCGGCATGCAATCGGGCTATCGTTAGCTGTAGTGCCCGGTCGTACTTCTGATTGCGTTCCCAGTCATGGCACATGTCTGCGAATGCACTGCGCGCTATCTCCTGCCGCAAATCGAATCCACCATCGTCGGATGCACTGTCCGGGAAGTTATCATCCATCGCGAGTTAATTCTAACGAAAAAAAGCTACTGCACCTGAAACCGTATACGTTTGCTACAGCCGCAATACGACTTGTTTACATGTTATAACGGAGACCGTCGCGTTCACACACCAATGTAGTTACACGTGCTAATTCAAGGTATCTACATGCAAGGTGTGGATTGTTGTTTCTGGCACGAAAGTAAGCTCCGTGCTTTCAAAAATCGttgaaatgattttctttttgcaaaaGATCTTTTTAATTATCACGGCACTGAGCCAAGTTGTTCCACTACAAACCAAAATGCAGTACTCTTAAAGAAACGGTCTACGACATTctcttttgttgttgattaCATTCACGATTACTATAGAGGTGAATCGGGTACAGGGTGTATCGATGCAGTTTTATTTGCCATGTCAAAATTGGCGTTGAAAAATGCCAAACAGATGACACCCTGCTTTTGATTACCAAATTGGCAAGCGCAAACAGAAGTGCTCCTTTTCGTTTCGCAAATTGTTGCGGTTACCTTAAAACGCACACCTGATAATCCTCGTTTTAGTGAAACTATCCTCTGCCATCAAATATATAAACGTGTTGCACACCACCATTGGTGTGTTCGGAATGGTTAAAACCACACGGGAACGCGGGGTGTAACGAAATCGCATAGGATAGGCAGAATTCCAGGAAGGCGGATGCTTGCTGGGaagaaaaaagctttttaagcgaCTGGATGAAATTCTACACAAAATATGTCTAGCAGCGATCTTGCATCTAAAGAAGCCATCGTAAGTATTCAACACCCTCATGGGCTAGTAGTTGAGGTAgtgctttaaattattttcatccaacaaaaaacgaacccGATTGCACGAACATTCATGGTCCCATATTCCGCAGTGGTGTAAGGATTGGAAGACTAAAATTAGATAggatcagcagcatcatcgtCATGCACTAACACAGAAACATCCAACCATCACAGCCCGCAGTTGAAACATGAAACCCCCATGAATAAGCCCATTGCGAAGTGCCGTTCTTGACTGCGTCGTACCGTTTTTGAGGTTATACAAAGTGCTGATGTTGCTCCTTCGTATCATTTTACCGTGCCAGAAATGCTGCCTTCCGGTgtgcagtagcagtagtagggAATGATGGGCAGCCTTTGCGAATGGAATCAGTTGCTCGTTCACGGGCCAGCTTGGCAACGAGCGGTCGAGACATCGTGGAATAAAAGCTATCCGAGGGAAGTATACACCGTGTACGGTTGGTATGGTAACGGTGAAGGCGTTCGGTAAGAATTAAGGACACGTTTCCTTATTGCATGTTGATTTACTCTGGATGATAAGTTCGGTAAAGTAACGTAAAACATGGCTATCGCGGTTATATTTGAACGCTTTGTGAAAAAACCATTAAGGCAGTTCGATAACAGTTCCACCGATGATCTTGTCCCGTTCGTGGTATGCCAACTTTTGAGACCCCGTGCTAGGATTAActgtttcgttttgcatttaaGTTGAGCGACGTCGTCGTTTCAATATAAACGATAAAATCAAGGAACTGGGCACACTGCTGCCGAAAAACATGGAAGGATCTAGTAGCGAGCTGAACGGCAAAGATGGTCGCGTAAATAAGGGAACCATTCTGAAAGGGACGGTAGACTATGTAAAGGAGCTCAAGCTAGAGGTCAGCATGCTGAGACGTAACGATGAACTCGTTATGGCACTACGCAATGAAAACGCAATGCTGCTGAAGCGTGTTGCGGTAAGTTGGTTTTACTTTGCCTACAAACGATGATCGTACGATTACCATTGCTTCTGTTTACCGAAAAAGTTCCTCACCGATGTACGCATTTATCCACTAATGTGTCTATAAGACACGCAAATGACTAATGAAAAGAACTTTCAGTCCTATTAGCATAGTCCCATAGCACCAAGGTAAGGTACCTACTTCTAAAAGTCCATAGATTTTCCTCCTGCTCGCTgcggaaaaaaaatgttcgtGCAAGTATAAACATTAAAGATCGCATCCAACAGCAGCACGCATCTGCCCGATCGTCCCGTTTTGCTAATCTACGCTttgttcctttcttttcgaatTCGCGTACCGCCCAGTCGAAGGTAGAGCAGCAACTGGCGCCGTCAAAGGATGGCATCATCGGTGTAACGTTCTACATCTTTGTGGACATGTGCGAAAACAATCTGCAGCTAGAAAACCACGCCAACCGTCTGCAGAGTTTGCGCAAGGAACTAAATTACGTGAAGGAAACCGACTGGCAGTATGATTCAATCGAAAAGATTCTTGGCCAAAATTGAATAGTCTGAACCAAAGCTGTCGGTACAAACAAATGTGACCCGTGCGCATAGCGTGCttattagtttttcttttttttaagttcatttttaaatcactTGAAAATTGTGCCTTGTTCTTTGTGTAATAGTTTTATAATAcagtcaacaaaaaaaagggcgcaAGGCACGAATTCAAAATGTTTCGTCTCACGGCGTGGTTCATACGCAAGGCGTGGGAAAAGACGCCAAACCAACAACTATCGCTAGCAGAAAATATACGTCTGTACGAGGAAATGCTGCAACAGGAGGACGAAAATGATGGTAAAAAGAAGCAGGAACAGATCGTCAAACAAGCGATTGAACCAACGGATTGTTTCCAAACGACCGGTAAAGCTAACGGCGCAATAATGTAGGCTCATATTATCAGTTTAACCAACCACGGTTGTTATCTTTTGAACAGGCACAATCACAGAGGTGCGGGCAGACTACATCATCATCGATGGCATCTATTTCGTGCCGAAAGCTTTGCTGAAAAACACCGAAGCGGGTGCCCATGTGGAGGAAAACACTAAGGTTCAGTTCTTGGCCAATCGTAAGACGGACCCTCTGTCAGGCGAAACGTCCACGAAGGTAGTGAAAATCATTTCCATACTAGGCAACCACTGGAGCGGTGGtgatacagcagcagcagcagcgactgaagaagaagattggGTAGGTGCCGGTTGTCCTAGCAACGGTACATGCGAACCGATCACTACAGTCATctctatatttttttcagaCACAGCAAACCGATACAACTACCACCAACGCCACCACATACTACAAGAGCAATAGGCGACGTGAACCGGGCACCGTGATCGGCAATGAGAACGATATACTGATGGTGGAAACCGATGCTGGTGATCCGATCAGTGTGAACATTGACAAAACCAGCATGTCATTCGTGCCGGCAATGGGGGACTACGTGACGCTGGACTGTGTCGTACAGATGGACGGCAAGTTCGTCGACTTTAAGGGTGAAGTGTTGGAGGTGGTGGGCATCGAACCAACACGCATCGTCTCCGACATCGGTACGATCGTGGCGATCGAGCAGGAGGGCGGTGAAATCCGTGCTACCGCCTCAAACAGTACGGTCATCTATCAGGCGACCATACTGACCGACTATCGGCCGAAAACGGGTGACCGGGTGGAGTATAAAGCCGTCGAAAATAAGCACGTGCGTATGCGCTGCATCAGTGTGAAGCTGCTTGCGCCAGCCGTCATGAAAACGTTGGAAAACAATCCATCGCAGGCACCGTTTCGAAATGGCAACACCAGACCGACCAATAGCTTGTGGCAGGATAAGCACGGTATTCGCATTACCGGCGAGTTTGACGTCACGCTCAAGGATGGCCAGGATCGGGCATGTCGGAAGGTGGTGATAAAGAACGAATCGGACAAACAGCACAAGATACTGAAAATGCTCGGTCCGAAGAGTGACATGCCGCAGGTATGCCTCAAGTCACCGGTTGCACACGCCCAAACCTTCCTGTTCCCGGGCGAATCGGTTGAGTACGAGTTTGAGATATCGGGTGGAGGAATATTCGGACGGAACGAGGAATCGTGCATATGGTGCTTCGGAGGTGCATTTCGTATCGGGCGCATTTTTCGCATCACAGTAGGCGATACGAACGATGAACGGTTTCCCGCAGCAACGACGATCGGCGGCGGGAGCTTCGGGAGGGTTTCGTACTGTAAGAAGCAGCTTGCCCTGCTCAACATGAGACGTGCACCGGGCACGGTCCTGGCCGGCCGTGGCTTTGGCAATCGTATGAACTTTATCGCAAACCCGCTGCCCGCCTACAACGTACCGtcggagctgttcgacattcTCCTGACGACGCAAAGCCGTGCCGAGGTTAAGAACATACTCGAACGTGCTCCGTACTGCTTGAACGAACCGCTGTCTCCCCTGAACTATAGCAGGCTGATGAAAAATTTCATCTATCTCGAGGAAATAGCGCTGCAGATAGAGTTCCGCAAGCATGACATCGATAGGGCACACTTCACGGCCGAGGACAGCTTTCTGGCGCTGGAGGTGCCGAACATTGTCGAAGCGCGACCTTCCATCATGGTGGGCGACGCGGTGCGTGCCACTGCACCATGGACCAAGGACACGACCATCTATCAGGGCATCATCCACCGAGTGCTGCATAGCCGCGTGTTGCTCAAGTTTGACCAAACGTTCCACGCACGGTACAATGGCGAAAGTTACGCGATTCAGTTCACGTTCGGGCGGACCGTGTTCcgcaagcagcagcacgcgATCAAGCGCGTACAGCAGACGATGGGATTCGAGTATCTGTTTCCCGAGCGATTGCAGCTACAGGAACCGCTGCTGAACGTGCGCCTTCACGCGGGTACCCATGATATGATACTGGAGGAAAAAATGGCCGACGGCAAAACGGTGTCCCGCGGGCTGCCGTGGTGTAACGCAGCACTGAACCGGTACCAGAAGCAGGCGGTCGTGAATGTGCTGCGGGGCGAGGCTCGTCCCACTCCGCACATCATCTTCGGACCACCGGGAACGGGGAAAACGATCACCATCATTGAGCTGATTCATCAGCTGGTGGCGAATGTGCCCAGTTCGCGCGTGATCGTTGTTACGCCGTCAAACAGTGCGGCCTACCTCATTACGGAACGATTGGCAAGGGGCGGTATTTTACAGCCGGGTGACTTTATACGGCTCGTTGCCATGAGCCAGGTGGAGCGGGAATCGGTGCCGGAACATCTCGCCCAGTACTGCGCCACCGTAGATGTGGCCGACGAGCGTAGCACGTTCGGCGATGTGCTGGTAACTGAGTCGGGGCTGCGCATGAAGTTTCAGGCCAAACACATCGGCCGGCACCGTGTGACGATCAGCACCTGTCTCGGTATTGgctcgctgatgatgatgaagtttGATCCGAACCACTTCACGCACGTGATTATCGATGAGGCCGGCCAGGCGATGGAACCGGAAACGTTGATTCCAATCTGCCAAGTTGGCCGGACGAGCGGTACGGTCGTGCTGGTCGGCGATCCGAAGCAGCTCGGCCATTCCGTGCATTTCGCCGACGGTGAGCAGTGGAACAGCAACCTGTCGCTGCTCGAACGGTTGCTCGATCGGCGGCTGTACTCCGTCGATCGGCGGCGCTTTTCCGAGGAAGAAACGGCCGGTTACGATCCACGGCTGGTGACGATGCTGCGCATCAACTACCGCTCCATCCCGGCCGTACTGTCGCTGTACAATGATTTGTTTTACGGCAGCACGCTCCAGCCGTACCGGCCCGCCGTGACCGAGCAGGAGGTTGAGCTGATCGCTGCCGTGCGGGACATTTTGCGAATGGAACCGACGACCGACGCAAACACTGCCCGGGATGGGTTCTTCTTCTGCGGTATCAATGGCACGAACAAACAGTCGCCCGAAAGCCCGTCCTGGTTCAATCCGGCCGAGGCGTGCATGGTGCACAAGATCGTGGAACGGTTGTACAGGGGCGGAAGGTGCGGTCCGGACGATATCGGCATTATTACCCCGTACGTGATGCAGGTGCGTAGCATCAGGCGCATTTTCGATGCGGCATCACTCGAATCGCCCAAGATTGGCTCGGTGGAAGAGTTCCAGGGACAGGAGCGCAAGGTGATCATTCTGTCGGCGGTACGATCGTCCGCGGTGTTTTTGGCACGCGATGCTACCGCGAAACTCGGATTTATTGCGGCCCCGAAGCGCATCAATGTGGCCATTTCGCGTGCGAAGGTGGTGCTGGTAGTCGTAGGCAACCCGCACCTGCTGGCAACGGACGACATTTGGGGCAGTTTGCTGCAGCGTGCGGTGAACGGTAAGACGTACTGTGGCTGTTCGCTTCCATCGACCCTTATGGAGCGATCGCGTGATGTTGCCATGGCGAACCGACAGAAAAGCATCCAAGGAGGCGGGCACAATCTTTTGCAGCGCCAgtacgacgatgacgacgaggaTGAGACCGAGCAATATTGATTGGCGGGCGGAAAGTTTGTTTGAACTAAAATGCAATTTGTATTAAACAACCGATGCGCGGGATAAGGACACGGATTTGACATCCCGCGATGGAATGGGAAGGAAATAcgttgaaatttaattatgttGGTATTTTTATTCTACACTTCTTtagttgatgtttttttttttttggttctttgCTGAATACCCTCTTTGAATAACTAGATTTATCCTACTGTTTTCGGTGTTTCCCTTCACTTCATGTTCATGCCTTCTCGCGTTGCGTTACTGTTACCACTTTAAGACAGGTTCTGTTCCGGAATTCCATAATAGCTGCGTCTCAAACATGTTGTCACTCGATCGGCACGAAAGCTTCTGTAAGAAATGACCCATTCGAGATGAGCATTAATCTCCggtttggcttttgtttttgtaaactgAGGGAAACCCCTAAACCCAAGAAACTGTTTTGTGAATAAAACTTTTGATAAGCATTAGTTTTCGTCATTTGTTTCTTCTGTAAAACCAGCGCATTATATCACACACCTTGCTCTTGTTCTTGTGTTCAGTTACTCGCACCATAACCCTTTTCTGTTGGCTACCTTTGCGTTGATTCAGTTTATTAAAACCTTTTTATGGCCATTCTGAATTGCTTTGTTTGATTGCATTTGGTTTACCGGAACAAAAATGTTTACTTAAATCGTCCGTCGTTCTATGTTCCAAGCTACCTAAGCTTAGCCTTacccttcttttttgttataaTAACAAGTTTTAAGCAAGCCTTCTTCTTGTCCTTTTTCCGTATGTTGCGGCATGTTTAATCTCTCCTTATCTTTCGGCTTTCGGGCTTCCATTAACGAAAATCAGATCCTTGTTCTTACCTTCCCGGAGGGCGAAGCAAAGGAAAACTTGCGCGAACGTACACGTTCCTCACTTCTAGACTAATTGATTGAAAACTATATAAACAAAAcctgttcatttttttttacagtctCTCGCTCTGGGACCAGTGGAGCGTACAAAATCTCATTTGTTTGTGGTTTAGAACCTTAGATCAAAATTTGCCGCCTTCTTGGATGATTACTTTACTCCAAACAAATATCATTACGATGCAGATCACATGGCAAACAACACgcgtttgggtgtgtgtgtgtgtgcatgagtGCATAGGTGTAGTAGGCTTAGGTGCTTTGTTTAAAGCACGCCTATTAAACTAGCTCTTGCATTTGTTAGTACGCCGTGCTGCTACTAAATTAAACGATCGCTTTTGTGCCGTTTTTTTCGTTACATATTATAGCTCATTAGATTACACTGTGTTGCAGGTCAATCAAAAAGATCGTCTCGAATGTTTCAAACCATCCGGACACGTTACCTAGCTTAAGCCGTGCATTGCTGTCAACTTGTGGACGCTTCTTCTTACTGACCTGAACAACAATGGTATGCGCGTTTGTTGGTTTCGTTCGCTACTACATCTTTAAATATACGTACATCCTATATACACATTCATATACTTGACTGGCACGCTACGGACATTGCGTTATTAGTGCCCACCCGTTTTAGGTGTTCGTTTGGgattcgctctctctttctctctctctctctctctctctctcttcatttcttcctctttttggCTCAAAACAAGGTACGCACGTGTTgctgaaaaataatttaaacgatCAAAGTAACCCTCGTCACTCTCTAGTTCCTCCATACACATGTCGTGTCCGGCGGTATGTTCATTTTAGATAGCGAAGCAAGCTATGATAATTAGGTCTGGCTTACTCGTTGATTCTGTCCTATTATGCTACTAGTTCTAATCACA
It contains:
- the LOC118514218 gene encoding probable RNA helicase armi, with the translated sequence MFRLTAWFIRKAWEKTPNQQLSLAENIRLYEEMLQQEDENDGKKKQEQIVKQAIEPTDCFQTTGTITEVRADYIIIDGIYFVPKALLKNTEAGAHVEENTKVQFLANRKTDPLSGETSTKVVKIISILGNHWSGGDTAAAAATEEEDWTQQTDTTTTNATTYYKSNRRREPGTVIGNENDILMVETDAGDPISVNIDKTSMSFVPAMGDYVTLDCVVQMDGKFVDFKGEVLEVVGIEPTRIVSDIGTIVAIEQEGGEIRATASNSTVIYQATILTDYRPKTGDRVEYKAVENKHVRMRCISVKLLAPAVMKTLENNPSQAPFRNGNTRPTNSLWQDKHGIRITGEFDVTLKDGQDRACRKVVIKNESDKQHKILKMLGPKSDMPQVCLKSPVAHAQTFLFPGESVEYEFEISGGGIFGRNEESCIWCFGGAFRIGRIFRITVGDTNDERFPAATTIGGGSFGRVSYCKKQLALLNMRRAPGTVLAGRGFGNRMNFIANPLPAYNVPSELFDILLTTQSRAEVKNILERAPYCLNEPLSPLNYSRLMKNFIYLEEIALQIEFRKHDIDRAHFTAEDSFLALEVPNIVEARPSIMVGDAVRATAPWTKDTTIYQGIIHRVLHSRVLLKFDQTFHARYNGESYAIQFTFGRTVFRKQQHAIKRVQQTMGFEYLFPERLQLQEPLLNVRLHAGTHDMILEEKMADGKTVSRGLPWCNAALNRYQKQAVVNVLRGEARPTPHIIFGPPGTGKTITIIELIHQLVANVPSSRVIVVTPSNSAAYLITERLARGGILQPGDFIRLVAMSQVERESVPEHLAQYCATVDVADERSTFGDVLVTESGLRMKFQAKHIGRHRVTISTCLGIGSLMMMKFDPNHFTHVIIDEAGQAMEPETLIPICQVGRTSGTVVLVGDPKQLGHSVHFADGEQWNSNLSLLERLLDRRLYSVDRRRFSEEETAGYDPRLVTMLRINYRSIPAVLSLYNDLFYGSTLQPYRPAVTEQEVELIAAVRDILRMEPTTDANTARDGFFFCGINGTNKQSPESPSWFNPAEACMVHKIVERLYRGGRCGPDDIGIITPYVMQVRSIRRIFDAASLESPKIGSVEEFQGQERKVIILSAVRSSAVFLARDATAKLGFIAAPKRINVAISRAKVVLVVVGNPHLLATDDIWGSLLQRAVNGKTYCGCSLPSTLMERSRDVAMANRQKSIQGGGHNLLQRQYDDDDEDETEQY